The sequence ATTGCGCGCGAAGGACCGCGCGTACAGCGGCGGACTGCATGGCACCTTGTGTCGAAGCCGGTCCCCCGTTGGTCGTCGCTTCCGGCTGACCGACGATCTGCCCGGATTTGTCGAGCTTGAAGTGCACCTTGATTCGCACGTCGCCGGCGCCTTCAAGACCAGGCGGGAGGTTCCAGTATTTCTGGATCAGATCGCGCAGGCCATCCTGCTGGCTCTGGCTGAGCTTGCCGGCACCCAGCGACTTCTTGCCGCCAAGCGAAGCGACCTGGGTATCGGCGCCGGCGGAAGCCTGCTGCGACGAGCGCTTCGCACCGCCCTTCGACGAGGTGTTGTTGAGAAGATCGTTGATCTGATCGGCAAGACCATCGTCAAGGCCCTTGCTGGAGGCCTTCGGGGTCTGACGTTTCTTGTCAGCGTCCTTCTTTCCGTCGTCAGCCGAGGTATTCTTGCTCGTGCTTTGCGTCGTCGTCTTGTCCGTCGGCTTTGCGTCGGCGACCTTCACATCCGGCTTTGGCGTCGGCTTGACCTCCGGCTTCTGCTCGGCAGCCTTCGGCGGCGTCGGCTGCGGCTTCACATCCGGCACGGGGACGTTGTTTGGCAGCTGAATTTCGGCTTGTTCCGTCGGCTGCGGCGTTGGCGGCGTCGGCGTTGCATCGGCCTTCGGGGTCGGCGGCGTGGGATCCGGCTTCGGGGTCGGCGTCACGTCAGGTTTTTGCTGCGGAATGGCGGCCACTTCCTTGGGGGCGGCTTCCGTTTCCTTCTGCTCGATGGTCTTGACGTCGTTCGGCCTCGGATCGTCCTGCGGTACAGGCGTATCCACCTTCTTCGGCGCTTGAGCCGCGGTTTCGCTCTCCGGCCGTTGCGTCGGCACGACCGGGTTCTTGATATCCACCTTGTTCTCGCCGGTATTCTGGGCGTTGGCGACCTGGTCCTGTTTGGTCGTCGGTTTGCGCGCGGCGTGATCCGTCACCGGCGCCTTCTTCTCACCCTGCTGCAGCTGATCCGCCGTCACGATATCGACATCCATCGCCGTGCTTTCCGGCGTCTCCAGCGGCGCCGGCGCACTCAGCGACACCATGGCGCCGATCAGCACCAGGATGTGAATGACAGCAGATGTGGCAATACTGCGCTTCATGTCGGTTCGTCAGTGATCCGTTGTCTGCTGCTGCGTAACCAGGCCGATGTTCTTGTAACCGGCCTCCTGAATGCGAGACATGACGTCGGCGATAACGCCGTAAGGCGCCTTGGAATCGCCCTTGACGAAGATGCGTTCGCTATAGCCGGTCGTCGCGATCGCTTTCAGCTTGTCCGCGATTTCGGTGACCTGAATTTCGGATTCGCCGATATAGACCTGGCCATCGGCCTTGATCGAGATCGTGATCGGCTGCGTTTGGGCGTTCAGTGCGCCGGCCTGCGTCTGCGGCAGGTCGATCGGCACGCCCGACGTCATCATCGGCGCCGCCACCATGAAGATGATCAAGAGCACGAGCATGACGTCGACCAGCGGCGTCACGTTAATCTCGGAAATCGGGCCACCACGGCCTCCGCCACGACGACTGCCACGGCGGCCACCGCCGCCACCACTACCTCCAACAGACATTCCCATGTGAATACTCCGGTTCTGTCCGCGACTTACTGCGCAGCCTGGCGCGGCTGCAGCTTTTCATCGATCTGGCGCGAAAGGATGGCGGAGAATTCATCCGCGAAGCCTTCCATGCGGCCCGAAAGCTTGCCGGCATCGGCCGAGAACTTGTTGTAGGCGATAACGGCCGGAATAGCGGCAACCAGACCGATCGCAGTTGCCAGAAGCGCTTCGGCGATACCCGGCGCGACGACCGCAAGGTTGGTGGACTTCGAGCCGGCGATCGCCTGAAACGAGGTCATGATACCGACGACCGTACCGAAGAGACCGATGAACGGGCCGGCGGAACCGATGGTCGCAAGCGATCCGAGACGGGCCGTCAGATGTTCCGATTCACGCGCGAGGGTCACGTCCATGGCGCGGTCGATACGCATCTGCAGACCGATCGGCGAGCGAGCGCCGCGCTCGAACGATTTCTTCCATTCGCGCATCGCTGCGACGAAAATGGCGCCAAGGCCCGTATTGTTACGCTCCGAAAGCGTGCGGTAGAGCTCTTCGAGCGACTGGCCGGACCAGAAAACCTGCTCGAAATGATCGAACTGCCGCCGCGCTCGCGCGTAGCTCAGATATTTGTCGATGACGATCGCCCAGGTCCATACGGACGCTGCCAGCAGGCCGATCATGACGAGCTTGACGACCAAGCCCGCCTGCATGAAGAGCGACCAGAGGGTGATGTCCGGTGTGGTGGCCGCTGCCAATGCTACTTGTTCCATTGATCCAAAATCCCCGAATCCAAACGCCCGGTGCTAGACCGGGCGGCTAAAAGTGATCTCACAAGAATTGTTTGGCAGCCGCCGCTGAACGCCCTGGTCAAGCCTTCCAAGCTTATAACTGCCTTCTTGCCGTCAAATTTGGTCAAAGGAAGGCGTGCACCGCACAAACTCCGACATAATCAGTAAGACACTATTATGGTTAAAAGAATGTTAGCGTCGAAACATGAAGGATTTAACGGCGACGAAGGTTATTCTCGCTCCAGAGAAGAACTGACCGGACGAAACCGGCGACAAACGCAGACAAAGCTTGCGCGGCGAATTCCTTCACATAAAACTCAAGTTATTGCAAGCCGCCTCTTGTCGATCACGCTATCCTTATGCAAGGCAGCCATGATGCGATGAGCATGCCAGGTTATTGATTACCCGCCACTTTCCGACGCCGTGAGCATTTGCGCGGCAAGCTTCTCCGGCAGGCGGCGCGGACGCCCCTTTGCATTGATCACGGCAATGATGACCTTCGCGGCAATCAGCAGTGTCTCGCCGCGCCGGATTTCCTGAGACAGCACCATCTTGGCACCACCGGCCTTTTCGGTGGCTGTGCGGATCGTCAGCAGGTCATCCATGCGAGCCGGTCCCCTGAAATCGATCTCCATGCGATGGACGACGAAAACCAACCCCTCTTCATCCGCATTCAGAAGTTCGCGCTGTTCCACTCCGAGACAACGCAGATAGTCCGTGCGTCCCCGCTCAAGGAAATGCAGGTAGCGCGCGTGATAGACGAGCCCGGAAAAATCCGTATCCTCATAGTAGACTCGCTGCACCAGCCGGTGGCTTCCGGCTTCCAGTTCCCCAGCTATCAGAAAGGGGCTGTTCATCGTTGCCGCATCTCCTTGAAT comes from Rhizobium tropici CIAT 899 and encodes:
- the tolR gene encoding protein TolR is translated as MGMSVGGSGGGGGRRGSRRGGGRGGPISEINVTPLVDVMLVLLIIFMVAAPMMTSGVPIDLPQTQAGALNAQTQPITISIKADGQVYIGESEIQVTEIADKLKAIATTGYSERIFVKGDSKAPYGVIADVMSRIQEAGYKNIGLVTQQQTTDH
- the tolQ gene encoding protein TolQ; its protein translation is MEQVALAAATTPDITLWSLFMQAGLVVKLVMIGLLAASVWTWAIVIDKYLSYARARRQFDHFEQVFWSGQSLEELYRTLSERNNTGLGAIFVAAMREWKKSFERGARSPIGLQMRIDRAMDVTLARESEHLTARLGSLATIGSAGPFIGLFGTVVGIMTSFQAIAGSKSTNLAVVAPGIAEALLATAIGLVAAIPAVIAYNKFSADAGKLSGRMEGFADEFSAILSRQIDEKLQPRQAAQ
- the ybgC gene encoding tol-pal system-associated acyl-CoA thioesterase, which produces MNSPFLIAGELEAGSHRLVQRVYYEDTDFSGLVYHARYLHFLERGRTDYLRCLGVEQRELLNADEEGLVFVVHRMEIDFRGPARMDDLLTIRTATEKAGGAKMVLSQEIRRGETLLIAAKVIIAVINAKGRPRRLPEKLAAQMLTASESGG